The Rugosibacter aromaticivorans region ACGCAACTGGAACCGGAAGACCGAGCTTGCCAGTCGCGTAGCGGCATTGATCCCCTCAGAAACCGGGGCGGATCCTTTCACGGCCTTTGGATGGAAAGTGCTCAACGACATTACGAACGGAATGATCGCCACGGGTCATCGGCCCAATCTGGTCCAGCTTCGACGGTATGTGGAAGGTGGTCCCGACAGCCTTCTTCAGCGGGCCTTGAAAGTCCATTTCTCGGCTCATGTAAAGGACTGGGAAAGCCGGGCAGCCTCCTATATCAAGCGCTACAAGGACCGTCTGCTGGAGGCTTACATCACCTTCTATCAGGAAATCGCTATCCACGAGGCGCAGTCGGTTGATCTTGACGGCCTGATTTCGACCTACGAGCACAACCGTGATCACTTTCAGAAGATGGTGGCTTCCTTGATCCCGATTCTTTCGATGCTGACCAGTGACCCGCTGCAGGAACTCCTGTCGCCAGATTTTGAGCCGGGTCACGAGAGGCTGGTAACCGACATGTCGAAAATCATTCGCGGCAACAAGGTGGTCTACATCGGCCTGGATTCCCTTGCCGATTCAACTGTTGGTAGCGCCATCGGATCCATCATGCTCGCCGATCTTGCTGCCGTCGCGGGAGACCGCTACAACTACGGCATTGACTCGCTGACGCCCGTCAATCTGTTTATCGACGAAGCCGCCGAGGTGCTTAACCAGCCCGCTATCCAGCTCATGAACAAGGGGGGTGGCGCTGATTTCCGGGTCACTATCGCTACGCAGACCTTCGCCGATTTTGCCAGCCGACTCGGGGACGAAAACAAGGCGCGGCAGGTCCTTGCCAACACCAACAACAAGATCGCCTTGCGCGTACTGGATTCCGAGACCCAGAAGTACATCGCGGAAGGGATGCCCGAAATCAAGGTTCGCTCAATGGCACTGAGGTATGGGCATAACGTCGATACCCACATTCACGACGAATACACCGCCTCCTACCAAGAACAGATTCTGGAAGAGGATGCGGAGCTGTTCCCCGCTGCCATGCTGGGCGAGCTCCCCCCTCTCCATTTCATCGCGCGTCTGTCAGGCGGGCGGACACTGAAAGGCCGTATTCCCATCCTGCTGACGGAGCAATAATGGCTACGCGCACGGATTCCGGCTGGAGTACCTTCTTCATCATCACGATATTCATTGCTGTGGTGGCCACCTGGGCATTTATCCCACCGGCGTTGATCCGGAGTGCCTGGGCCGCCGAGCGTGCGGAGGTTTACGCCATTGCAGGCAAAGGCGAGACCAACGTCTATGGCCGAACCATGGACGACCTGCAAAAATCACTTGCATCAGATTTCAGAGGCTTCATTATCGAGGCTGAAGCAATCGGGCAGGGACCTTTGGGTAATACCGGTTTCAGCCGTTGGACTCAGGACCGCATTGTCGCCACCTGGTTGTGGATCGGCTTGATCGCCTATCGCTTGCAAGTACTAATGGGATGGCTGCTGCCCGGAATTCCATTGGTGTTGGCCGCCTACATGGACGGCCAATTCGTGCGGGAAATCCGAAAATATTCTTTCGTCGCCCAAAGCCCCATACGGCACAAGCTCGGCGTTCGGGTGATGTGGATGGTGCTGGCCGGGCTTGCCGGATGGATAGTGCTTCCCGTGCCGATGCCTTCTCTCTTGGCGCCCGTGTTGATTGTTTCGATCTCCTATTCTCTTTGGCTATGGGTCAGTAATCTGCAAAAGCGGTTATAACAGGCTCATCTGGTGAGCTTGGAATGCAGTATCGTCGCGTTCAACTCCGGGATGTCCCCGGCCATGAGAGCGATCATGAATCTACGAGCTGCACTTCCTGTCCTGATCCCCAAAGCGGTTCAATGGGCCGAGACGCATTCGCGCTTGATACTCGGGAGCGGTCGACCGTTATCCGAACATGAGAGCCAAGTGGCAAGAGCCGTTGGCGTTACTTCCCCTGAACTGATCAGGGTGCTGGATGTGTCGAAGTTGCCAATGCCCGAGGATCCGATTCTCTATCAGGCAGCGGTCGCCACCGGCATGCTTGGGCCCAACATGGTTGGTCTGACTCTGGGTCACGGAATATATATCGGCCATGGGCATTGCACTCTTCGGTTGATTTCGCATGAGTTGCGGCATGTGTACCAGTACGAACAGGCCGGTTCGATCACTGCCTTCTTGGGTGTATATCTTGAGCAAATTGTCACCTCTGGATATCAGAACGCACCGGTGGAAATAGATGCCAGAAATCACGAGGCGCGCTAGTCGACGGTGTCTAGACATTGAAAATGTTGGTCGTTCCAGAACGGAAGAGTAAAATGCCATCAGGCTGTGTCGAAGCCTGCTGCTCACCATTGGCCAACCCGGATGGGACGACTTTTCTTTACCGAGGCCCGGTCACTATGCGGTCCTTGGCAGTGAGCACCAAGCATGCCGCCCATGTGAAGGGGCAATAAGATGCGTTTCATCCTGACGACCGACTTTCAGGTCGAAAAGCTCAAGCAATCCGCGAAGAAACTACGCCGCAGCAATACGCTCCCCCATCGGGAAGCTCTTGATAGGGTGGCGAAGGCCAATGGCTACAATCATTGGCACCACGTAACGATCTGTCATCAAGAAACCGTCAACCGATTCGGTGATGGAGTGAAGGCAGGCACCATCGATCCAACAAGCTACGTCGAGAAGGAAGTCGCCTTCATTCTGGGGTGCGCCGAGAAAGGTGATGCTCGACTCGTCAAGATCGGCTCGCTTGTGTTCTTCTCAACAGAGGATGGCGATGCATGGATGCTTGACCCGGCAGATAGCTTGGCGCTTTGCTTGCGTTGGCGCGGGGAACGGCAAGAATTCTCCATCCACGAGAGTCCTGAACGTTTTGAAATCCAGTGGGACGGGCGCTTTGATATCAGGGATGGAGCGTTCTTCGTCGAGAGTGCCAATCCACGAATTGGGGTTCGCACGATCCTTGGCTATCCATCAACGGATATCAAGGATCTTTTGGCATAAGGGGCAGTCATTCATATGCTTAAGGAACTTGAGAAGTTTTGCACGAGCCCGTTAGACGGCATGTGGTTGCGGGAAATGGATCTCCATAGAAAAGCGATGGAATCCGTCTCAGGAATGGGAGCCATGCGGGAGTTTGTGGAATCGCAAACCCGCTGGCAAGCAGAGATGGAGAAGTTTTCCAAGCCGATGCAAACCCTCGAAGAGATGGAAAAGAGCATGTTCTCGCAATACGCCGGGTTCAATACATTGTCGAGCTCCATTCGGAATCTGTCAGCGGTCGGCAGTCTTGCCGATGAAATGAACAAGATAGGTGGTGTGAATGCGGCCCTGATGGCTATTGACCAATCATTGAGTGGTGCAGCCGGGAAGCTTGCGAACGAGGTTCGGACTAGCCGATGGCTCGGTTACGACGGTAATTCTCACCTTCAAGATTTGATGGCTGAATCGGAAAGATCTTGGACTCGTGAAATCGAGAAAGTGCGTGAGTCGTGCACAGCTGCTGCCAGTTTTACTCAGATGACTGAAAAGTACCGTCAACAGATGGACGATATTTCCAGTCGTATGACTGCATCCTTCGACATTGCACGCATAGCTGGCAGTGCCGGGTTGGTTGGAGCATTGGATCGCAGCATTTCAAACAGTGCCAAGCAGTATGCCGAACAGTTCGATGGCTTCGACGTCCGCCTGCGGGATTTGGTCAAAAACATGCCAACCTTCGATCTTGCGACGACGGTGGCACTTGCACAGTTTCATGGGGCAGAAGGACTCGCAAAACAGATTGCAGCCCTTGGGCTCCGGCCAAGCGACTATCTCGACGTCGAAATCACTAACAACCGCGATGCCTATGTGGGGGATCAAAGAGGCGTGCATGCACCTGCGGGTTGGCGTGCGCGCAGGCTGGACGACCTCCGGCAGCTTGTCATCAATCTGATTGCGACTTATCTTTGGGTTGTCATTCTGTCGTCCATGGTTGCCAATCCAGATATGGACTCGCTCAACAAACGATTTGATCGTGTTGAGGACCTGGTTGAACGCCTGCCTCAACTGCTTGAGCCACTGGTTGAGGAAGCTGTGCGCCGGGAACTCGGCATGGATCAAGCATCCTTTGTGGTCAAGGAGCGGACAGCTCAGCTACGAACCGAACCTCTTGCTGGATCTAGGGTTGTCGCTATTGCCATGCCAAATCAGATTCTCACGTTGATGGAAGAACGTGGGAAGTGGATCAGGGTCGAGTTCTACGACTACTTGGCACAGGATGTAAAGGAAGGATGGGTGTTGAGAAAATACTGCCAACGTATTCCATCTACGCATCGTGCTCAAAGTGGAGTTCATAGGCGATAGAGGCGCCACGCGGTGATTTTGGTCGAACTGCTAGCTCGGTGAGACCATCGAGATCGTGCAGAGCAACAGAGAAAGGTCTCTCGATCAACCGAGTTCCCTTCTCGCTACAGATAAGACGGTCACAAGTTCCACAAGTCCAAATAGCAAGCCGCCGGTAACCGAAATCCGTC contains the following coding sequences:
- a CDS encoding SH3 domain-containing protein — encoded protein: MLKELEKFCTSPLDGMWLREMDLHRKAMESVSGMGAMREFVESQTRWQAEMEKFSKPMQTLEEMEKSMFSQYAGFNTLSSSIRNLSAVGSLADEMNKIGGVNAALMAIDQSLSGAAGKLANEVRTSRWLGYDGNSHLQDLMAESERSWTREIEKVRESCTAAASFTQMTEKYRQQMDDISSRMTASFDIARIAGSAGLVGALDRSISNSAKQYAEQFDGFDVRLRDLVKNMPTFDLATTVALAQFHGAEGLAKQIAALGLRPSDYLDVEITNNRDAYVGDQRGVHAPAGWRARRLDDLRQLVINLIATYLWVVILSSMVANPDMDSLNKRFDRVEDLVERLPQLLEPLVEEAVRRELGMDQASFVVKERTAQLRTEPLAGSRVVAIAMPNQILTLMEERGKWIRVEFYDYLAQDVKEGWVLRKYCQRIPSTHRAQSGVHRR
- a CDS encoding DUF4400 domain-containing protein: MATRTDSGWSTFFIITIFIAVVATWAFIPPALIRSAWAAERAEVYAIAGKGETNVYGRTMDDLQKSLASDFRGFIIEAEAIGQGPLGNTGFSRWTQDRIVATWLWIGLIAYRLQVLMGWLLPGIPLVLAAYMDGQFVREIRKYSFVAQSPIRHKLGVRVMWMVLAGLAGWIVLPVPMPSLLAPVLIVSISYSLWLWVSNLQKRL
- the traD gene encoding conjugative transfer system coupling protein TraD (Members of this protein family are the putative conjugative coupling factor, TraD, as the term is used for the SXT and TOL plasmid systems.), with protein sequence MAVSSPYDFEVPWRPNFEAKMAIIWATGSAIIILFSLAVPMFSQFAALLAIGCALAAAYRGYQAYKRLVDASRLKLFGKEFIDLAELERKAGLSAKQKAFWLGKGFPWTDIEATKLHTLISLGVVRTIGKAAQHTEGAYWIHGLAPESDLYSELSHLVGHTLIVGTTRVGKTRLFDLLIAQAIFRGETVIIIDPKGDHGLAQNARAACEASGAGDRFVYFHPAHPDRSACIDPLRNWNRKTELASRVAALIPSETGADPFTAFGWKVLNDITNGMIATGHRPNLVQLRRYVEGGPDSLLQRALKVHFSAHVKDWESRAASYIKRYKDRLLEAYITFYQEIAIHEAQSVDLDGLISTYEHNRDHFQKMVASLIPILSMLTSDPLQELLSPDFEPGHERLVTDMSKIIRGNKVVYIGLDSLADSTVGSAIGSIMLADLAAVAGDRYNYGIDSLTPVNLFIDEAAEVLNQPAIQLMNKGGGADFRVTIATQTFADFASRLGDENKARQVLANTNNKIALRVLDSETQKYIAEGMPEIKVRSMALRYGHNVDTHIHDEYTASYQEQILEEDAELFPAAMLGELPPLHFIARLSGGRTLKGRIPILLTEQ